The genomic interval ATTGGAACAAGTCGATGACGTTTGTGTCATCGGAATTAGGATTTAATGTTTTCCACCAATTACCCATTTTATATCCACAAAAATAGTTCTTGGTCTTGAAGGACCGTAAACGAAATTACTGTCTCGCAATTTGGATGTATCAAAATCACTCTGATAACTGTCAAATAAATTTTGAATTCCGAGACCAATTCGAATAGTTTGTTCCATTTTGTGAATGTGAATAGATCGTTCAGCTCTGATGCCTAAATCCCAAAAGGATTTGGTGTGTACAATTTCATCATGATCTAATTCTGGAGCACCACCGAAATGGGGAACGAGCATTTTTCCAGTGAAAACACCATTAATCGATCCAGACCATTTTCCTTCAGGAAAAATTGAAATCGTAGATGAACCGTACACGTTTGGTGTTCTTAGAAAAGCTTTGATAGGTTCTACATCAAGCGACCATTGTTGAGCTTCTGTAAAACGCGATTCTTGGTAGGTAAAATTGACATCAACTTGCAAAAATTTATCCCACTTCAAACGAACTGATTCACTAAAATCAGTTACTTCGGCATTCGATCCATTGGTCCGTAACAACATCGTTTTAGAAGGATCTACACTTGGAATTTCATTCAGTACAAAGGAATGAAGCAATTGCGTATGAAAAAATACCGTTTCCGAAGAATAAAGCATCTTCTTTCTTCTTCTACTCCAATTTGCCTGCGCTGAATAAGCATGTGATTTCTCACTCTTCAAATTCGGATCAACCTGGATCTGGGAAATTCCTCCATTCGCAAAAGCAATGTGCATATCCGTTTCAAATACTTGAGGTGCTTTAAATCCATTTCCATAAGATAAACGCAATTGCCATTGTCCATTCGGTTTAAAGAGCAAAGCGGCTCGCGGAGTGATAATCAGATTGTCAACTTTAGAGTGTTTTGTTATTCGAATTCCAGCTACAAAAGACCATTTCTGTCCCAAATCTAATTGACTTTGAAGAAAGCCAGCAACTTGCATGATTTGTTGATTGATATAATAATCGTATCCTCTGATTGAATCTTGAATGTCATCGTGGTAATGTTCCAAACCTCCGATTAAGAGAAATTTGCTTTTCGCGCCGATCTTTTGGGTGAAATTGAATTGAAGACCCGATTGCCAAGTTACATTGTTCGTTTTCCCCCAAGCTTCTACATGATTCAAACCCGTATAGTGATGCCGATTTGTTTTCTGAAAACCAGTATATGCTTGAAGGTTCCACTTGGTATTTCGTGATTTCCAATTTCCAGAAAACTGACCAATAGACGTTATTTGATTTCGAAATTCGCTTTGCTCTGCTTGTTGTGGATCTCCATTCCATAATTGACCACCTTGCCGTTGTTCGTGTAAAATCCAAAAATCCGCGTGTAATTCGATTGATTTCCCAATATTCTGAAAGGCATTGATTCCTAATAAAGAACTATTAACGCGGGGAATTTCTGTAAATCCATCACCGTTTCGATCATAACCATCCCGTACTTTATTCATTCCGGAGAACAAAAAACCACTTTTCTTAGATTTCGTAACCATTCCACCATTCAGTTGAATCACTTGTTCGATTGGTCCTTTTGGAACAAGGGAAACTTTATCCGAAATTTCTATAAAGTTGTATTCAGGATGTTTTGTAATAATATTGATTGTCCCAGCAATGGCATTTGAGCCATAAAGAACAGATCCTCCACCATTCACAACTTCTATTCGATCTACAATATTTGTTGGGATTTGCTCCAATCCATATAAGCCCATCAAAGAAGAAAACAAAGGTCTTCCATTAATTAGAATTTGCGAATATGACCCTCCCAATCCATTCATTCGAACTTGTGTATAGTTACACGTTTGACAATTGGTTTCCATTCGTATTCCTGGAGAAAACTTCAACGCATCAGAAATAGAAGTTGCAGAAATTGCTTGAAACAATTTTTGATCTAAAGTCGAAACAGAAACCACACTATTCTTCTTCAATTGGGCTGTTCGACTTCCCGTAACTGTTACCTCTTCAATTTCTCGCAAAGAATCAGAAGTAACTTTCAACGTATCAACATATTGATTTTGAGCTCTATAAATCAGAGGATTTGAAAGGAAAAGAAGGAAAATTAAAGCGCGCACAAATTATTATTTTCACAAATATAAAACTATTTTTAGTCTTGTCTAAATATTATTTTAATAAGTTGCTTAAAATGGTATTTATGGGATTCAACAACTGAATCACGCACTTCACTTTTTCCCGCCTTATTTGAAGGAGTAACTCAATTACCTTTAATCAAAAAAAATATGAAACTATTCAAATTCTCTCTTTTACTAGTTGCTATTTTAGCAATTTCAGCTTGTTCCAAAGACAAAAAAAAGACACCCGCATCTACTAATCCAGGAACAACCAATCTTCCTTCCACTTTTACATATACTTATGCAAGTGGAAGTTTTCATTTCGTTTCTCAATCTGATGGAATTGATGTTACTCTGAATGCTGCTCCACAATCTGGGAGTCAAATTGGTAAAGACGCGGGACAATTCCCTCATAATTTAATATCTCTCATTTCAGAAGATCTGGCCAATCCTACTTTAACTGGGAATCCGGATTTGATTTTCGTTTTAACCAATCAAAATGCGGCATTTTATGCTACGAATCAATCCATTCACATTGGAGACGGATTTGGAGATGATTTTCAATTTGCAACAGTTGTCAATTCAGTCGCTGGAAAATTCAGACCTCTTAACGCTAATGTGGTATTCACCAAACTTTCCGAACAACAAATCATCGGATCAATAACTGGAACCTTTGATTTTGATAACGATGACAACTCGCGAAATTGCACTGTAAACTTCACTTTAAACAAGTAGTATGAAAATTCTCACTCTCACAGCTTCTTTCTTAATTACTGCAAGCTTAAATGCTCAATTAGACAATCATTCATTAATCGTACCCGAATTTGGACATGGATTGATCAAACTCTATTTGCCTACTTCATCTACTTCCATTCAAGCTCATTCGAATTACACCATTGACTTGACTCAATTGGGTCCAGCATTATCAACAGCTGGAAGTCCGAATTGCACTGCTCTTCTTGGGAATGACTTATTTGTATCCATTACTGGAGCAAATCAACGTATTTATCGTTTTCCAAATTACTTACTGAATCCAACTTCTTCTATTGCTAATGTCACACAAGTAACCAATATTGGAAATGATTATGTAGGAATAGTTTTTGATTCAGCTGGAAATTTGTATGCCTCTGAAGGAGAAAGTTATGATACACACATTGTTCGCTACAATGCTTCCGATTCTTACGCGACTCGTATTGATTTAGGAAATGGTCAAATTCCATCCTATTTTGCAAATTTTGCTTTCGATGCTAGTGGCAATTTATGGGCAAGTGATTACCGCAATAACCGAATCATTGCAATTGCAGAAACTGATTTAGCTACATCTGGCGCAAATTTCCACAGTCTTTCTACCAATAGTGGTGATTGGG from Fluviicola taffensis DSM 16823 carries:
- a CDS encoding TonB-dependent receptor plug domain-containing protein; translated protein: MRALIFLLFLSNPLIYRAQNQYVDTLKVTSDSLREIEEVTVTGSRTAQLKKNSVVSVSTLDQKLFQAISATSISDALKFSPGIRMETNCQTCNYTQVRMNGLGGSYSQILINGRPLFSSLMGLYGLEQIPTNIVDRIEVVNGGGSVLYGSNAIAGTINIITKHPEYNFIEISDKVSLVPKGPIEQVIQLNGGMVTKSKKSGFLFSGMNKVRDGYDRNGDGFTEIPRVNSSLLGINAFQNIGKSIELHADFWILHEQRQGGQLWNGDPQQAEQSEFRNQITSIGQFSGNWKSRNTKWNLQAYTGFQKTNRHHYTGLNHVEAWGKTNNVTWQSGLQFNFTQKIGAKSKFLLIGGLEHYHDDIQDSIRGYDYYINQQIMQVAGFLQSQLDLGQKWSFVAGIRITKHSKVDNLIITPRAALLFKPNGQWQLRLSYGNGFKAPQVFETDMHIAFANGGISQIQVDPNLKSEKSHAYSAQANWSRRRKKMLYSSETVFFHTQLLHSFVLNEIPSVDPSKTMLLRTNGSNAEVTDFSESVRLKWDKFLQVDVNFTYQESRFTEAQQWSLDVEPIKAFLRTPNVYGSSTISIFPEGKWSGSINGVFTGKMLVPHFGGAPELDHDEIVHTKSFWDLGIRAERSIHIHKMEQTIRIGLGIQNLFDSYQSDFDTSKLRDSNFVYGPSRPRTIFVDIKWVIGGKH